In Amycolatopsis sulphurea, one genomic interval encodes:
- a CDS encoding YdcF family protein: MDYVLVSVPFFLAFAILFRLERRRLINGVPFVIGLLLLGMGVTSLLQEIPGMHEVINGTTAGTAVLLAVFLLLPLFLVCNGFLMLRREGRRLGNLLSLLAGLALFAFAPLLISLGKGANPVWLETTITAVGVPLGYLSGLFAVYVLYSLVYGLVPHRTGVDFIVVHGSRLIRAKVPPLLASRLDRARRVYDSENARGGRPILITSGGQGPDEELAEARAMADYLIEAGVPQDRVLLEDRSTTTEQNLRYSKEIMLGLKPDYRSVLVTNNYHAFRTALISRRARINGQVLGSRTAWYYLPSATIREFVGILRDYAILNGVIAVALVVAYLIWLR; encoded by the coding sequence GTGGACTATGTGCTGGTGTCAGTGCCTTTCTTCCTGGCCTTCGCGATTCTCTTCAGGCTCGAACGGCGCCGGTTGATCAACGGCGTGCCGTTCGTGATCGGTCTGCTCCTGCTCGGCATGGGCGTGACGTCCCTGCTGCAGGAGATCCCCGGGATGCACGAAGTGATCAACGGCACGACCGCCGGGACCGCCGTCCTGCTGGCGGTCTTCTTGCTGCTGCCGCTGTTCTTGGTGTGCAACGGTTTCCTGATGCTGCGCCGCGAAGGCCGGCGGCTGGGGAATCTGTTGTCGCTGCTGGCCGGGCTCGCCCTCTTCGCCTTCGCCCCGCTGCTGATCTCGTTGGGCAAAGGGGCCAACCCGGTCTGGCTGGAGACGACGATCACCGCGGTCGGGGTCCCGCTCGGCTATCTGTCCGGCCTGTTCGCCGTGTACGTCCTCTACTCGCTCGTCTACGGCCTGGTCCCGCACCGGACCGGGGTGGATTTCATCGTCGTGCACGGTTCCCGGCTGATCCGCGCGAAGGTGCCGCCCCTGCTGGCGAGCCGGCTCGACCGGGCGAGGAGGGTGTACGACTCGGAGAACGCGCGCGGCGGCCGGCCGATCCTCATCACCTCGGGTGGTCAGGGACCCGACGAGGAGCTGGCCGAGGCCCGGGCGATGGCGGACTACTTGATCGAAGCCGGCGTGCCGCAGGACCGCGTCCTGCTGGAGGACCGCTCCACCACGACCGAGCAGAACCTGCGGTACAGCAAGGAGATCATGCTCGGCCTCAAGCCGGACTACCGCTCGGTGCTGGTGACGAACAACTACCACGCCTTCCGCACCGCGCTGATCTCCCGCCGTGCGCGGATCAACGGCCAGGTACTCGGCTCGCGCACCGCCTGGTACTACCTGCCGAGCGCGACCATCCGCGAGTTCGTCGGCATCCTGCGGGACTATGCGATCCTCAACGGGGTCATCGCCGTGGCGCTGGTTGTGGCGTATCTGATCTGGCTCCGCTGA
- a CDS encoding alpha/beta fold hydrolase: protein MPNSFPLYLTAAMLAAPALTTPASASTAPDSGLSWAPCRSVHQEWEKEDDRSECATVTVPLDHASPAGRTIGIAVSRIRATEPQQRRGVLLMNPGGPGNQGIGMPWSLTQTTLKDVGRDHDLIGFDPRGVGLSGGFECPKDASDGVEPAPGTGAEQRFRAEYEIEAHANARCTGYDRELISRLNTRAVADDMDDIRVALGEKKISFFGISWGTALGAVYRSHYDRNVDRMLLDSVMPPEFSVETMERGTSAAKQAGYEDFAAWAADRDSTYHLGRTSREVRDLALSLWRRLGEHPVTVKGPDGKTREYSDGSLSAILSYQRPHWDEVARSVAALRDGGVPPLTGEEPEHDSWGLQPNSSGGLLMQRAVLCNDQGAAPDADAAWRLKQHRAEKYPMFANGAGYSNWCAGWPLTHGPGWDLQRGTSPLQLVGHRYEAITPLVWAEQMKRRIGGEVLTVDNGAHGSLDLVDCASKAVDFISTGRTSSGSCPGEPSKSLPGQPG from the coding sequence ATGCCGAATTCTTTTCCCCTGTATCTGACCGCGGCAATGCTGGCCGCACCCGCGCTGACCACGCCCGCCTCCGCGTCCACCGCGCCGGACAGCGGACTGAGCTGGGCGCCGTGCCGATCCGTGCACCAGGAGTGGGAGAAGGAGGACGACCGCTCCGAATGCGCGACCGTCACCGTCCCGCTCGACCATGCCAGCCCGGCCGGCCGCACCATCGGCATCGCGGTCAGCCGGATCCGGGCTACCGAACCGCAGCAACGCCGCGGGGTGCTGCTGATGAATCCCGGTGGACCGGGCAACCAGGGTATCGGGATGCCGTGGTCGTTGACCCAGACCACGTTGAAGGACGTGGGCCGCGACCACGACCTCATCGGCTTCGACCCGCGAGGTGTCGGGCTGAGCGGCGGATTCGAATGCCCGAAGGACGCGAGCGACGGCGTCGAACCCGCCCCGGGCACCGGTGCCGAGCAACGCTTCCGGGCCGAATACGAGATCGAAGCACACGCCAACGCCCGCTGCACCGGCTACGACCGTGAACTGATCTCCCGGCTCAACACCCGCGCCGTGGCCGACGACATGGACGACATCCGGGTGGCGCTGGGCGAGAAGAAGATCAGCTTCTTCGGCATTTCCTGGGGAACCGCGCTGGGTGCCGTCTATCGCAGTCACTACGACCGCAACGTCGACCGCATGCTCCTCGACTCGGTGATGCCGCCCGAGTTCTCGGTTGAGACCATGGAACGCGGTACGTCCGCCGCCAAGCAGGCCGGCTACGAGGACTTCGCGGCGTGGGCCGCCGACCGTGACAGCACCTATCACCTCGGCCGGACAAGTCGCGAGGTTCGCGACTTGGCGCTGTCGCTGTGGCGGCGTCTCGGCGAGCACCCGGTCACTGTCAAAGGACCGGACGGCAAAACGCGCGAGTACTCCGACGGCTCGCTTTCGGCGATCCTGTCCTACCAGCGCCCCCACTGGGACGAGGTGGCACGCAGCGTGGCCGCGCTCCGCGACGGCGGTGTACCCCCGCTGACCGGAGAGGAACCCGAACACGACAGCTGGGGACTCCAGCCGAACAGCAGCGGCGGCCTGTTGATGCAGCGCGCGGTGCTCTGCAACGACCAGGGTGCCGCACCCGATGCCGACGCCGCGTGGCGGCTGAAGCAGCACCGTGCGGAGAAATACCCGATGTTCGCCAACGGCGCGGGCTACAGCAACTGGTGCGCCGGCTGGCCACTGACCCACGGCCCCGGCTGGGACCTCCAGCGGGGAACGAGCCCGCTGCAGCTCGTCGGCCACCGCTACGAAGCGATCACGCCCCTGGTGTGGGCCGAGCAGATGAAGCGCCGGATCGGCGGCGAGGTACTCACCGTCGACAATGGTGCGCACGGCTCCCTGGACCTCGTCGACTGCGCGAGCAAAGCGGTGGACTTCATCAGCACCGGCCGGACCAGCAGCGGCTCGTGCCCCGGCGAACCCTCGAAGAGCCTGCCCGGACAACCCGGCTGA